The sequence gatggtacaggatagtacagggTGGGGGATGGCacttcagcactaaggctggGGAGGGTACAGGATTAGTACAGGGTGCAGGATGGTCCTTCAGGACTAAGGCTGGGGATGGTACAGGATAATGGTACAGGGTGGAGGATGGTCCTTCAGGACTAAGGCCAGGGAGAtacagtttgtatttttgttatcACAATATCGTTGAGTGCATGTTTCTGTAAATTGTAATTATAATGGCTAGAAGAAACAAAATATCTCAAAATCTTTACTTTATACTATATAATAGCTAACAATAATGGACACTTATTGTCCTTATCTGAAAACTTCTTCACTGACACAAACTATATATATGGTCTCCATTTCTTGTTTGATTCCTGAGGTGCCATGTTTACAATATTGTCAAACATAGAAGGACACATGAATATGGAATAATTAACATCCCACAGAGTATGCAATGTTGAACAATGTCTTTTGAACCACTAGAGGGAAAACAATTGCCACTGAAACATTCTGAAAACGAGGATAATTTTGTCTACTTCTATGACATAAATTGATAAACATATTCATTGAACCATGTGGAAATCAGTGTTAGATTACAATACAAACTTAGACTTGGACACTTACAAATGACATAATTGTCTTTATATACATCATACTCGGTCTGTATTGACGTTCGATATCAGTGTTTCAATCGGTCCGTATTTTACAGTACGACCTGGGGCTCCATATTTTTAATTGAACAATTGGAACTCACTTACATGTGCTACTGTTCAATTGACGAATGAAGTTCTTGATACAATGTGCATTGCATCAcatcttttacttttttttataaacttgAGTTTACTCTGGTTGGCATGATATGattaaaatacaacatggtgtattccatatTGCCCTTGGAATCAGACCTCCCGCGAGTCCAGAACCAACTTGCCTTTGGCCGTTGGGCGATCCTACCCGTGGTCGGACCATACCTCtggcgatacggaatacccaGTGTTGTTTTCTATACTAGTGAAATGCCTGTATACTGCGCTTCGCCATGTCAGGAGTATTACTTATGAGTGCTTACATTGCTGAAAGACTATTTCAGCCACTTTTTTCGTCAATCTGGCAAAAATAAGTCAGGTAATCTAAAGTCTTACTACAAATTCCAAATGATTATTCAATATATAGTAATCAAATGATATGATATCAACATGGCACATGTGAAGCTGACAAAATCAGTCAATATCGTATCTACATTAAGATCCCTGGTTGGATGTGAAAATCGATGACTAGAGAACAACTATTTTTGACACAAGCAGGTAGATATACTCTTCAGTCTATCTTTTCTTGTACAAATGTTGGGCTAAAAGTCCTTGTCATGGAGGGCGGTCTCCTGCGTTCCTGTGACCCTAGCCGTCCCCTACTGTCCTGCGTGTAGTACCGCCTCTCGATCACCTTGTCAAAGAACCTGCTGAGCTTCACGGCGTTGGTGGTCCCCGCCGCCAGGTGCTTGTTCTGCATGCAGTCCAGGTTGATGAAGTCCGCGCGACACTGTCCCGCCACCGACGAGCTCCGCGACAACACCTCCTCCAGGTTGCTGTCGGGAATGCGGTCCATCTTGGTCCCGATCACCAGCGCCGGGAGCTGGTTCTCCGAGAACACCTCCTCGTCGTAGTCCGGTTCCCCGCTGTACTTCTTCCCGGCGTCCCTGCTGAGGACCTCGCCCAGCCAGCGCCGCAGGTTCTCCTGAGACTTGCGGTTGGTCAGGTCGTGCACCAGCACCAGGCCGTGGGCCGAGTTGAAGAACACGCTGTGGCTCAAACTGGAATGAGAAGGAAGCACAAGCCTCAGTTCAAGGAAAAATAACTTCTTGATGGCATAACTCTGTACAATTCTGACAATTGTGTATGGACACTGAGCGAGTAAGTGCTCATCAAGCTACGTCAAACTAATGAAAGATATTCGTCCTAACAATGACAACATCATGCATGCAAAATTCTATGGCTATACTTCTATTATACTTCTAATGGATCAATTCCAACTTGGAATCCAAGACCGAACAACACAATGCTTTGTTATAGAGTTACACTAGTAGGTAAACTGGTCTACTAGACTAATAGAATTGTCCTGTATGTTTCCCCCTCAATGATTCCCCAAAAGGGGTGGATTTGACAAAGAAGAAGCTGAGGATAGTTGTTAGTTGAAGAAGAGAAAAGAAGCTTAGAAAGATAGCAAAGCTGTGAGATGTAAGGTTTGTTACCTGTGGTTGATGGAACCTCCCACGTCCCACAGCTCCACGCAGAATGTCTTCTCGTGAGGCGTCCCTTCTCAAGTGGACATAAGGAACAGACAAGATGTTAGATGTCTTACTAGTAGGTACTCAAGACTTCTTGGTCTCACACAGTTAAGCTCAAGTTTAAAACAGGTATCACTTAACGTTACAGGTGCACGAAAGCATGTGTAACGTTAGATTTGTAAAGGTGTGTTAACTACTTCGTCTTTCTGAAGGGATGTAAAACGTAGGTTCCATGTTCAaagaggtgcctcgagcacttaaatcagcctcattacccaaaAACTgagtacctactggctgcaaataatagACCAGGCAGATGTATTATAAACGTTAACTGACTGATATTACGTAGTTTCCATCCAAACAAAATTCTTGATAAATGTTATAACTAAAACTTATAACGTTACCGTTAACGTTACAGGTAACTTATACGTAGTCaaatatttcagtttatttTATTCCACTACAAATGAAGACTAGATACGTTGACGTACAGTATATCAACGTCATACTGTTACGAAAGCACCGTGCAGAGGTCTAGACTTGGATGGcgaacaacaaaaaaaatttGTCTGAGCTagcggtgggaggggggcggaatcGTGCGGTGCATATCTAACGTGAAAGCTCCTTACCTTCTCGATAATCGTGCAGTTTGACGTCAACATTACAGCCTATCGTCCATGCAGAATTCCCCATGGCTTCTCCCTGGCATATGAGATGTACAAGAGACGACTTCCCTACCCCAGAGTCGCCCAGAACAAGAACTTTGACTTTTTCTACTGGCACCGCCATCTTGAATGACTTGAGGGTATTAAGTAGAAAAAGCGAACACTGGTTATCATGTATTTCTTCGTGTATtacatgcaaaaacaaaacagtattTCACTTCTGAGCCTTAAGAATATGTACATAAATATAGAATAGCAATATCTATAAGgaatacatgttttgtattaacTGTAAGctatattttaacattttaatATACTGAAATACTACGACATATCCCCAGCCACATTGACAACGGTAAGTTGCATGAACGTCACCTATCGAAAAGATTACAAAGTACAGCCAATTCCTTCCGGTCTCCGGTAAacttacagaagaagaagaactttattgcgcaacgatcgtacacggtacaatgtatggccaaaaaaaaaagaaacaaacttatcatcctaattactaaaacagatattaaacatagtacatatgcagatgatatgcagattatgaatatagaatgaaatttgacatcctaatttctagaacaataagagctagcctaaatcattgatattgtactacaatcgagtggggctagttatgagtttcggcattttttcttatgacaaagcagtcttttatatatttacctattttagcattgtggtagttgttacatctgaatatataatcaaatctgtctgtagcattgagtctcttaaaatctgttgtacttgattcgaggaaAGTGAATAACTCATTACCTGAAACATACTTACATGAGTTTCCAGTAGTACCAAACTAACTATGCTGGTTATAATAAGGAGACAATTTTCGAGTTTGACCACCATTTAGGAGGGGGATTTCCCGTAtactgactctcctggccaaaTATTctcctcaattt comes from Branchiostoma floridae strain S238N-H82 chromosome 2, Bfl_VNyyK, whole genome shotgun sequence and encodes:
- the LOC118409735 gene encoding rab-like protein 3 isoform X2, producing MAVPVEKVKVLVLGDSGVGKSSLVHLICQGEAMGNSAWTIGCNVDVKLHDYREGTPHEKTFCVELWDVGGSINHSLSHSVFFNSAHGLVLVHDLTNRKSQENLRRWLGEVLSRDAGKKYSGEPDYDEEVFSENQLPALVIGTKMDRIPDSNLEEVLSRSSSVAGQCRADFINLDCMQNKHLAAGTTNAVKLSRFFDKVIERRYYTQDSRGRLGSQERRRPPSMTRTFSPTFVQEKID
- the LOC118409735 gene encoding rab-like protein 3 isoform X1, coding for MAVPVEKVKVLVLGDSGVGKSSLVHLICQGEAMGNSAWTIGCNVDVKLHDYREEGTPHEKTFCVELWDVGGSINHSLSHSVFFNSAHGLVLVHDLTNRKSQENLRRWLGEVLSRDAGKKYSGEPDYDEEVFSENQLPALVIGTKMDRIPDSNLEEVLSRSSSVAGQCRADFINLDCMQNKHLAAGTTNAVKLSRFFDKVIERRYYTQDSRGRLGSQERRRPPSMTRTFSPTFVQEKID